A stretch of the Filimonas lacunae genome encodes the following:
- a CDS encoding sensor histidine kinase, translating to MIQSWLNWKTGLVLMATGIVIAVFFYSQYLSQKLETEERKKVDSWVEAQQTILNSNDGNNLALASKISQENTDIPIIETNEKDSVTGNYLNIDSAAIAANHNYLQQTLQKFRKQHQPIVVVLKEHPYQANKYYYGRSFLQQQIRYYPIVFLLIVALFIALGLLFIQTSYHSRQNQLWAGMAKETAHQLGTPVSSLQGWVAVLKETEAYLPFATEIEKDVNRLQLVTDRFGKIGSTPQLEQKNITEQIAHMVDYMKKRAGNHVSFHFHHPSHDVVTTISPPLFDWVIENLLKNSLDAMEGKGSIEVTLQQQDKKIMIDVTDTGKGIPAKNINKIFQPGFTTRKRGWGLGLTLTRRIIEQYHKGIIYVKWSEPGKGTTFRIVLG from the coding sequence ATGATTCAATCGTGGCTTAACTGGAAAACAGGGCTGGTGCTAATGGCTACAGGCATTGTAATAGCCGTGTTCTTTTACTCGCAATACCTCTCGCAAAAGCTGGAAACAGAAGAAAGAAAGAAGGTGGACTCCTGGGTAGAAGCGCAGCAAACCATTCTCAACAGCAACGATGGTAATAACCTGGCGCTTGCTTCAAAAATATCCCAGGAAAACACAGACATACCTATTATCGAAACCAACGAAAAGGACAGCGTTACCGGTAATTATTTAAATATAGACAGTGCTGCTATTGCAGCTAACCACAATTACCTGCAGCAAACTCTGCAAAAGTTCCGGAAACAACATCAGCCTATTGTAGTAGTATTGAAAGAACATCCCTACCAGGCCAATAAATACTACTATGGCCGTAGCTTTCTGCAACAACAGATCCGGTATTACCCTATTGTATTCTTATTGATTGTGGCATTATTTATAGCGTTAGGACTTTTATTTATCCAAACCAGTTACCATAGCCGGCAAAACCAGCTGTGGGCTGGTATGGCCAAAGAAACCGCCCACCAGTTAGGCACTCCAGTAAGCAGCCTGCAGGGTTGGGTAGCTGTGTTGAAAGAAACAGAAGCCTATTTGCCTTTTGCTACTGAAATAGAAAAAGACGTAAACAGGTTACAACTGGTTACCGACCGCTTTGGTAAAATAGGCAGCACCCCACAACTGGAACAAAAAAACATCACGGAGCAAATTGCACATATGGTCGATTACATGAAAAAGCGTGCGGGCAATCATGTTTCCTTTCACTTTCACCACCCTTCCCATGATGTAGTTACTACTATTTCTCCACCATTGTTTGACTGGGTAATAGAAAACCTGCTAAAAAATTCCCTGGATGCTATGGAAGGCAAGGGTAGCATAGAAGTAACCCTTCAACAGCAGGATAAAAAAATAATGATAGATGTTACAGATACCGGCAAAGGCATTCCTGCCAAAAACATCAATAAGATATTCCAACCCGGCTTTACCACCCGTAAACGCGGCTGGGGATTAGGTCTTACTTTAACCCGTCGTATTATAGAACAATACCACAAAGGTATTATCTACGTAAAATGGAGTGAGCCAGGCAAAGGCACCACCTTCCGTATTGTACTGGGTTAA
- the holA gene encoding DNA polymerase III subunit delta gives MSAEKIISEWKKGQFKPVYWLEGDEPYFIDQVVNYAEHHILNESEAGFNLTVFYGRDADWASIVNACRRYPMFAERQVVLLKEAQQMRDVEKLEAYIDNPQPTTIFVVSYKEKKVDARTKFAKALKQKGEMLTTKKMYDNQLPDWVNQMVQRHQLGITQKALLLLVDHIGNDLSRLQNEVEKIAVNLNGRKEITEEDIETFVGISKEFNVFELQDAVVKKDLPKAIRIIKYFEANPKAAPIQMILPALYNFFSKVFMVFALPSKDERSVAAGLGVNPFFAKDYLTASRNYDFRGTEKVLLLLHAYNLRSIGIDDAGTSDADLLKELLVKMMMN, from the coding sequence ATGTCTGCAGAAAAGATCATTTCAGAATGGAAAAAGGGGCAATTTAAACCGGTTTATTGGTTGGAAGGCGATGAACCTTATTTTATTGACCAGGTAGTGAACTATGCAGAGCATCATATATTGAATGAGAGTGAAGCGGGGTTTAATTTAACAGTATTTTACGGTCGTGATGCCGATTGGGCTTCCATTGTAAATGCCTGCAGGCGGTATCCTATGTTTGCCGAACGTCAGGTGGTGCTGTTAAAAGAAGCCCAGCAAATGCGGGATGTGGAAAAGCTGGAAGCTTATATTGATAACCCGCAGCCCACTACCATATTTGTAGTAAGTTATAAAGAGAAGAAGGTGGATGCGCGTACCAAATTTGCTAAAGCGCTGAAGCAGAAGGGGGAGATGCTTACTACCAAAAAGATGTATGATAACCAGTTGCCCGATTGGGTAAACCAGATGGTGCAACGGCATCAGCTGGGCATTACACAAAAGGCCTTATTATTACTGGTAGATCATATTGGTAACGATTTAAGCCGTTTGCAGAATGAGGTGGAAAAAATAGCTGTAAACCTCAATGGCCGTAAAGAAATAACCGAAGAAGATATTGAAACTTTTGTAGGTATCAGCAAAGAGTTTAACGTGTTTGAGTTACAGGATGCAGTGGTGAAAAAAGATTTACCCAAGGCCATCCGTATCATTAAATACTTTGAAGCCAACCCCAAGGCGGCACCTATTCAAATGATACTACCAGCCTTATATAATTTTTTCAGTAAGGTATTTATGGTGTTTGCATTGCCTTCTAAAGATGAAAGATCGGTGGCGGCAGGCTTAGGTGTGAACCCTTTCTTTGCTAAAGACTATCTTACGGCTTCACGTAACTACGATTTCAGGGGCACCGAAAAGGTATTGTTGTTATTGCATGCGTATAATCTGCGTAGCATTGGTATTGACGATGCAGGCACCAGTGATGCTGATTTGCTGAAAGAATTGTTGGTAAAAATGATGATGAATTAA